Proteins from one Phocoena sinus isolate mPhoSin1 chromosome 8, mPhoSin1.pri, whole genome shotgun sequence genomic window:
- the LOC116758773 gene encoding LOW QUALITY PROTEIN: collagen alpha-1(IV) chain-like (The sequence of the model RefSeq protein was modified relative to this genomic sequence to represent the inferred CDS: inserted 1 base in 1 codon), with protein MGQGCQRGRGSSTWGPFRPRGRQDEAGDSGQWAASCHFTHCSSFSSRYRGGSGPGLLRPEPEPRGPENGLEGRRSVRGTAAGRHLGGAVATGTGPQGDFCSKEAAAGPAGHHPHAALRPRGWRRRAPSELGDTGDTWPLPPASGTGTADRTAPRGVKGTGXDQTRRGRRGGVNESSGGAGGRGAGRGKELEPGGEPGVTGLRARGQGGPLRAVTEQGSVRAQTGDEAMSPVGVDVPASHGGRAPGCGQRDMTRSGVTARTDGTLSGLPEHSRLAPRGSWNTQHLCSFTFLKEPIHYCCSLDPQNPQDDKKWCYPAHAWALEPGLLQVFLALTEYAASWNHYTP; from the exons ATGGGGCAGGGCTGCCAGCGAGGGAGGGGATCCAGCACATGGGGGCCGTTCAGGCCCCGGGGCAGACAGGACGAGGCGGGGGACTCAGGTCAGTGGGCCGCCAGCTGCCACTTCACCCACTGCAGTTCATTTAGTAGCAGGTACAGGGGCGGCTCTGGCCCAGGCCTCCTGAGGCCTGAGCCGGAGCCTCGAGGGCCGGAGAACGGGCTAGAAGGCAGGCGCAGTGTGCGGGGAACCGCCGCAGGACGTCACCTGGGGGGAGCGGTGGCCACAGGGACAGGGCCCCAGGGAGATTTCTGCAGCAAGGAGGCTGCCGCGGGCCCAGCGGGCCACCATCCCCATGCGGCACTGCGGCCCAGGGGCTGGCGCAGGAGGGCCCCCAGTGAACTTGGTGACACTGGTGACACTTGGCCCTTACCGCCCGCCTCTGGGACTGGCACGGCAGACAGGACAGCACCCAGGGGAGTCAAGGGCACCG GAGACCAGACTAGGCGAGGGAGGCGGGGCGGCGTGAATGAGAGCTCTGGGGGGGCGGGAGGTCGGGGCGCAGGCAGGGGCAAGGAGCTGGAGCCTGGCGGCGAGCCGGGGGTCACTGGCCTCCGAGCCCGTGGCCAAGGCGGGCCTCTGCGGGCGGTGACGGAGCAGGGATCGGTCCGCGCTCAGACCGGAGACGAGG CCATGTCTCCAGTGGGTGTGGACGTGCCTGCCAGCCACGGAGGCCGGGCGCCGGGATGTGGGCAGAGGGACATGACACGGTCCGGCGTGACGGCGAGGACAGACGGGACGCTGTCCGGCCTCCCTG AACATTCTCGGCTGGCCCCGCGGGGGAGCTGGAACACCCAGCATCTCTGTTCCTTTACCTTCCTGAAGGAGCCAATACACTACTGCTGCTCTCTGGACCCTCAGAACCCTCAAGATGACAAG AAATGGTGCTACCCAGCTCACGCCTGGGCCTTGGAACCCGGACTTCTTCAAGTCTTTCTAGCTCTGACAGAATATGCTGCATCCTGGAACCACTACACACCCTGA
- the MRPL23 gene encoding 39S ribosomal protein L23, mitochondrial isoform X1 → MARNVVYPLYQLGNPQLRVFRTNFFIQLVRPGMAQPEDTVQFRIPMEMTRVDLRSYLERIYNVPVAAVRTRVQHGSNRRRDYRNVRIKKPDYKVAYVQLAQGQTFTFPDLFPEKKRPEGSSVTEDLQDQVLEDQRRRQSCDPRLGGVPGWFGL, encoded by the exons ATGGCACGGAATGTGGT GTACCCTCTGTACCAGCTGGGCAACCCCCAGCTCCGGGTCTTCCGCACCAACTTCTTCATCCAGCTGGTGCGGCCCGGCATGGCCCAGCCCGAGGACACCGTGCAGTTCCGGATCCCCATGGA GATGACCAGAGTGGACCTCAGGAGTTACCTCGAACGCATTTACAATGTGCCCGTGGCTGCTGTGCGGACAAGGGTGCAGCACG GTTCCAACAGGAGGAGGGATTACAGGAACGTCAGGATAAAGAAACCAGATTACAAGGTGGCGTATGTGCAGCTG GCGCAGGGACAGACCTTCACGTTCCCAGATCTGTTTCCTGAGAAAAAGAGGCCTGAAGGCAGTTCTGTGACTGAGGACCTGCAGGACCAGGTCCTGGAAGACCAGCGGCGGAGGCAGAGCTGCGATCCCCGGCTCGGGGGCGTCCCTGGCTGGTTCGGCCTGTGA
- the MRPL23 gene encoding 39S ribosomal protein L23, mitochondrial isoform X2: MARNVVYPLYQLGNPQLRVFRTNFFIQLVRPGMAQPEDTVQFRIPMEMTRVDLRSYLERIYNVPVAAVRTRVQHGSNRRRDYRNVRIKKPDYKAQGQTFTFPDLFPEKKRPEGSSVTEDLQDQVLEDQRRRQSCDPRLGGVPGWFGL, translated from the exons ATGGCACGGAATGTGGT GTACCCTCTGTACCAGCTGGGCAACCCCCAGCTCCGGGTCTTCCGCACCAACTTCTTCATCCAGCTGGTGCGGCCCGGCATGGCCCAGCCCGAGGACACCGTGCAGTTCCGGATCCCCATGGA GATGACCAGAGTGGACCTCAGGAGTTACCTCGAACGCATTTACAATGTGCCCGTGGCTGCTGTGCGGACAAGGGTGCAGCACG GTTCCAACAGGAGGAGGGATTACAGGAACGTCAGGATAAAGAAACCAGATTACAAG GCGCAGGGACAGACCTTCACGTTCCCAGATCTGTTTCCTGAGAAAAAGAGGCCTGAAGGCAGTTCTGTGACTGAGGACCTGCAGGACCAGGTCCTGGAAGACCAGCGGCGGAGGCAGAGCTGCGATCCCCGGCTCGGGGGCGTCCCTGGCTGGTTCGGCCTGTGA